A single genomic interval of uncultured Desulfobacter sp. harbors:
- a CDS encoding LapA family protein: MLQKIKLISGLILVTIILVIFFQNTQAVETHFLFWTMTMPRVALLAITMLIGIFIGMLIAFTLSGKKRQ, encoded by the coding sequence TTGTTACAAAAAATAAAACTCATTTCAGGATTGATTTTGGTGACCATCATATTGGTTATTTTTTTTCAGAACACCCAGGCTGTAGAAACCCATTTTTTATTTTGGACGATGACCATGCCCAGGGTTGCACTTCTGGCAATCACCATGCTCATTGGTATTTTTATCGGCATGTTGATCGCGTTTACCCTGTCGGGGAAAAAGCGCCAATAG
- a CDS encoding metalloregulator ArsR/SmtB family transcription factor, whose amino-acid sequence MDTCSKKCINPEEVKKTLKTMPSPDTILGLSEIFKALGDASRIKIVTALLEREHCVCDLSVLCDQSESAVSHQLRVLRTLRIVKNRRQGKNVYYSLDDDHVRTLLQMSIEHISH is encoded by the coding sequence ATGGACACCTGCTCAAAGAAATGCATCAACCCGGAAGAGGTAAAAAAAACGCTGAAAACCATGCCGTCACCCGACACGATCCTGGGGCTTTCAGAAATATTCAAAGCACTGGGAGATGCCTCCCGGATAAAAATTGTCACAGCTCTTCTGGAGCGGGAACATTGTGTGTGTGATCTTTCCGTACTTTGCGACCAAAGCGAATCTGCCGTATCCCACCAGCTTAGGGTATTAAGAACTCTTCGGATCGTTAAAAATCGACGCCAGGGAAAAAATGTATATTATTCCCTGGATGACGACCATGTCCGCACACTGCTTCAAATGAGCATTGAACACATCTCCCACTAA
- a CDS encoding rubredoxin-like domain-containing protein, producing the protein MKRWQCTVCKYIHTGDEPPEKCPVCGVPASKFVLLEEDSTIDTPEAEPAADENKTEIPDAPPLEEEGRAAVYRRKATVYMEKTADLMLEHHAHPMSVHLPNGVIPVVAALFILAWFSGSELLVKAGFINLVFVIISLPLVGLTGVLEWKRNYNQALTKIFKIKIAAAMVTAICCITSIIWYLVNPEVLVSPGAWLFVMINLLMLAAAGVAGFIGGKLVFKD; encoded by the coding sequence ATGAAAAGATGGCAATGTACTGTATGCAAATATATTCATACAGGAGACGAACCCCCTGAAAAATGTCCGGTGTGCGGTGTCCCCGCAAGTAAGTTTGTGCTTCTTGAAGAAGATTCAACCATTGATACACCTGAGGCTGAGCCGGCGGCCGATGAAAACAAAACCGAAATACCGGATGCGCCACCTTTAGAAGAAGAAGGCCGTGCGGCTGTCTACCGGAGAAAGGCGACTGTCTACATGGAAAAAACGGCTGACCTGATGCTTGAGCACCATGCCCATCCAATGTCGGTTCACCTGCCTAACGGTGTCATCCCAGTGGTCGCAGCCCTGTTCATTCTCGCTTGGTTTTCCGGTTCGGAGCTGCTGGTAAAGGCTGGATTTATCAATCTGGTATTTGTTATCATTTCCCTGCCTCTGGTTGGGTTGACAGGCGTTCTTGAGTGGAAAAGAAACTATAATCAGGCACTAACAAAGATTTTTAAAATAAAAATCGCCGCTGCAATGGTAACCGCGATCTGTTGTATTACCTCAATTATTTGGTATCTGGTCAATCCGGAGGTGCTGGTATCGCCCGGGGCCTGGCTATTTGTCATGATTAATCTGTTGATGCTTGCCGCAGCCGGAGTGGCCGGATTTATTGGCGGAAAACTGGTTTTTAAGGATTAA
- a CDS encoding TIGR01777 family oxidoreductase — MKTVLITGASGFVGQTLAKKYLDAGWQVNGLGTSRNNSMADEYDNFFWTSADTSLPGDWQDLVAQSDVIVNLAGRNIFNRWTKEYKEAIYNSRIQTTKNLVDAMPDNFGGQLLNASAVGAYGDRGDAPLFETQPYGTGFLAQVSRDWEAQAQKAASKGATVAIMRFGVVLGSGGALAVMSRAFKMFAGGPLGSGDQWFSWIHLDDLARAVFFLMEHNAQGIYNFTGPVPIRQKEFAEELGRVLHRPAFMPAPAFFIRLFMGQLGASFLCSQKALPAALETAGFRFEYNTVADALTQIFKSGKFR, encoded by the coding sequence ATGAAAACGGTTTTAATCACCGGTGCCTCCGGCTTTGTGGGACAGACCCTTGCAAAAAAATATCTGGATGCGGGCTGGCAGGTAAACGGACTCGGTACTTCGCGAAACAATTCCATGGCTGATGAGTACGATAATTTTTTCTGGACCAGTGCGGATACCTCGTTGCCGGGGGACTGGCAGGATCTTGTGGCGCAATCGGATGTCATCGTCAACCTGGCGGGACGAAATATTTTTAACCGCTGGACAAAGGAATATAAAGAAGCCATTTATAATTCCAGAATTCAAACCACCAAAAATCTGGTGGATGCCATGCCCGACAACTTCGGCGGACAGTTGCTCAATGCTTCTGCAGTAGGCGCTTACGGTGATCGGGGTGATGCACCTTTATTTGAGACACAACCGTACGGCACAGGATTTTTGGCCCAGGTGTCTCGGGATTGGGAAGCGCAGGCCCAAAAGGCCGCATCAAAGGGGGCAACGGTGGCGATAATGAGATTCGGCGTGGTTCTTGGTTCAGGAGGAGCCCTTGCGGTGATGTCCCGGGCGTTCAAGATGTTCGCGGGCGGGCCTTTGGGATCTGGGGATCAGTGGTTTTCATGGATTCATCTGGATGATTTGGCCCGGGCTGTCTTTTTTTTAATGGAACACAATGCCCAGGGGATTTATAATTTTACAGGACCGGTTCCTATCCGTCAAAAAGAGTTTGCCGAGGAATTGGGCCGGGTCTTGCACCGCCCTGCGTTCATGCCTGCACCGGCTTTTTTTATTAGACTTTTTATGGGACAGCTTGGGGCTTCGTTTCTTTGCAGCCAGAAAGCGCTTCCTGCTGCTCTGGAAACAGCCGGCTTCCGTTTTGAATACAACACTGTGGCCGACGCGTTGACACAAATTTTTAAATCAGGCAAATTTAGATAA
- a CDS encoding YceI family protein has translation MRIKKLLITAIIFAFAGSTAFAQDWQMDKDHTEIRFEIKHILTTVSGYFKDYKATVSFDPEQVENAAFNFTVQVKSVDTNNEKRDAHLNSPDFFNSEKYPEMTFVSKRISKLPNGHYALEGVLTIKDVSKTIKTEFEYFPPKPHPLLEGKEVSGYATQFTLNRLDYNVGDGKFLKMGVVGQDVTVTITMEALKDK, from the coding sequence ATGAGAATAAAAAAATTATTAATCACCGCAATCATCTTTGCTTTTGCCGGAAGTACCGCCTTTGCACAAGACTGGCAGATGGATAAAGACCACACTGAAATACGGTTTGAGATCAAACATATTCTGACAACCGTCTCCGGGTACTTCAAGGACTATAAAGCTACTGTTTCTTTTGATCCCGAACAAGTCGAAAATGCAGCATTTAATTTTACGGTACAAGTCAAAAGTGTGGATACCAATAACGAAAAAAGGGATGCCCACCTCAATTCCCCGGACTTTTTCAATAGTGAAAAATATCCTGAAATGACTTTTGTTTCAAAAAGGATTTCAAAACTTCCCAACGGCCATTACGCCTTAGAAGGGGTGCTGACCATTAAGGATGTGTCGAAAACAATTAAAACTGAATTTGAATATTTTCCTCCCAAACCGCATCCGCTTTTAGAGGGAAAGGAAGTCAGCGGTTATGCGACACAATTTACCTTAAACCGCTTGGATTATAACGTAGGAGACGGAAAATTTTTAAAAATGGGGGTTGTCGGGCAGGATGTAACCGTCACCATTACCATGGAAGCATTAAAAGACAAGTAA
- a CDS encoding response regulator: protein MKPEQILVVDDEKRIVDSIVRCLTSQGFRVFCAYDGLQAVTLFNTHKFDLVLMDISMPDMDGYEAMARMFEIDAEALVIIMTGFASVESAVSAVKQGAWDYLKKPFEFADLLKTVNNGIAQRKLIAEKKLYAARLEASEKKYQYMIDNSPDLIFTLDENFCFSFANQQFEYLLGYLPLELKGTPFDAILHEDDRSKLPRLFQADGPPTRGLSPGCSIALNLRFKKTGAGENGYDPYSDFAFIEMKASVLTLPDIKSIHDFRGIYAVARDVTERIQLETQFRQAQKMETIGTLAGGIAHDFNNILMSIQGYTSLVKIGFNRDSEEYKRLSNIDEYVHNGAEMARQLLDFSRKNSRQVATTLNINYLLKTSAKMFGRTRKDIIIHQELDKHLWPIVVDESQIKQVLMNLFVNAWHAMPKGGRIVVKSENVTMDNRQAQKVGLDQAGDYIRVGVTDTGTGMDKETLSRIFDPFFTTKARGQGTGLGLATAYGIIKAHKGTFHVESSPGKGSVFMFFLPAVKDRTHTTHVLPSVENKARLIPGKGRVLLVDDEKEVIEVCKEMLEALGYEVLVAGAGAQAVSVVQNDTQGIDLMILDVVMPGMDGVQTYDVVRHLNPDIRVLVCSGLSPKKEIRQMIDNGCKDFLLKPFDIAKLSEKIESVFSA, encoded by the coding sequence ATGAAACCTGAACAGATTCTTGTTGTTGATGATGAAAAGCGCATTGTTGACAGCATTGTCAGATGTCTTACCAGCCAGGGGTTCCGGGTCTTCTGTGCGTATGATGGCCTGCAGGCCGTCACCTTGTTCAATACACACAAGTTTGATCTGGTGCTGATGGATATCTCCATGCCCGATATGGATGGGTATGAGGCGATGGCCAGGATGTTTGAGATAGATGCCGAAGCACTTGTCATCATCATGACCGGATTCGCCTCTGTAGAGTCTGCAGTCTCAGCTGTGAAACAGGGTGCCTGGGATTACCTTAAAAAACCTTTTGAATTTGCGGATCTGCTTAAAACCGTTAATAACGGAATTGCCCAACGAAAGCTGATTGCTGAAAAAAAACTCTACGCCGCCCGCCTTGAAGCCTCTGAAAAAAAATACCAGTACATGATTGACAATTCACCGGATCTAATTTTCACCCTGGATGAAAACTTTTGTTTCTCTTTTGCCAATCAACAATTTGAATACCTTCTTGGGTACTTGCCCCTGGAATTAAAAGGCACCCCGTTCGACGCGATTCTACACGAGGATGACCGCAGCAAACTGCCCCGGCTGTTTCAGGCCGACGGTCCGCCCACCCGGGGTTTATCCCCCGGCTGCAGTATTGCACTGAATCTGCGTTTTAAAAAAACCGGTGCCGGTGAAAACGGATATGATCCATATTCCGATTTTGCATTCATTGAGATGAAGGCCTCGGTTCTTACCCTGCCGGATATCAAATCCATTCATGATTTCAGGGGTATTTATGCTGTGGCCAGGGATGTCACCGAGCGTATACAGCTTGAGACCCAGTTTCGCCAGGCCCAGAAAATGGAAACCATTGGTACTCTTGCCGGCGGTATTGCCCATGATTTTAACAACATCCTTATGAGCATACAGGGGTATACCTCCCTGGTTAAAATCGGGTTTAACAGAGATTCAGAGGAATATAAACGGCTGTCCAACATTGATGAGTATGTTCACAACGGTGCCGAAATGGCACGCCAACTTCTGGATTTTTCCCGGAAGAATAGCCGCCAGGTAGCCACCACCCTGAACATAAATTATTTGCTTAAGACCTCAGCCAAAATGTTCGGCCGCACCAGAAAAGATATCATCATCCACCAGGAACTGGATAAACATCTGTGGCCCATAGTGGTGGATGAAAGTCAAATCAAGCAGGTGCTTATGAACCTGTTCGTCAATGCGTGGCATGCCATGCCCAAAGGCGGTCGGATTGTAGTAAAATCTGAAAATGTGACCATGGATAACCGTCAGGCCCAAAAGGTTGGCCTTGACCAGGCCGGCGATTATATCAGGGTCGGTGTGACAGATACCGGCACGGGTATGGACAAGGAGACTCTTTCCCGCATATTTGATCCCTTTTTTACAACTAAGGCCCGGGGACAGGGAACCGGCCTGGGGCTTGCCACAGCATACGGAATCATCAAAGCCCACAAGGGCACTTTTCACGTCGAGTCCTCCCCCGGCAAGGGCAGTGTATTCATGTTTTTTCTACCCGCTGTAAAAGACCGGACGCACACAACTCATGTCCTGCCTTCGGTGGAAAATAAAGCTCGCCTTATTCCAGGCAAAGGCCGGGTGCTTTTGGTGGATGATGAAAAAGAGGTGATAGAAGTCTGCAAGGAGATGCTTGAAGCCCTTGGCTACGAAGTACTTGTTGCCGGTGCAGGGGCCCAGGCCGTATCCGTAGTTCAAAATGATACCCAAGGTATTGACCTGATGATTTTAGATGTCGTCATGCCCGGCATGGACGGGGTCCAAACCTATGACGTTGTGCGGCATCTGAATCCGGACATCCGGGTGCTGGTCTGTTCAGGGCTTTCTCCGAAAAAAGAGATCCGGCAGATGATCGACAACGGATGCAAAGATTTTTTATTAAAACCCTTTGACATCGCCAAACTGTCGGAAAAAATTGAATCCGTATTTAGTGCTTGA
- a CDS encoding type II toxin-antitoxin system HicB family antitoxin: MKAEFTAIIEAAPEGGFWAICPEVPGANGQGETIEETKVSLRQAIELILEDCKADIL; the protein is encoded by the coding sequence ATGAAGGCAGAATTCACAGCAATCATAGAAGCCGCGCCCGAGGGCGGCTTTTGGGCCATCTGTCCGGAGGTGCCCGGTGCCAACGGACAGGGCGAGACGATAGAGGAAACCAAGGTGAGTCTGCGTCAGGCGATTGAGTTGATCCTAGAGGATTGTAAGGCTGACATTCTCTGA
- a CDS encoding N-acyl homoserine lactonase family protein, whose protein sequence is MTYTIHPVAMGTKVFDKSMMTYQYGQGETYTIPIFCWIIKGGDKNILVDTGEMNPIQSEQREKAINGKIYTFEQGLKKHGLAPEDIDIVIHTHLHNDHCENDYKCENAIFYVHEQELESIHNPHPLDYRYLEDFIEDVEENGQIRIVKEDGPIVDGIFVKHTPVHTKGGLTVFIDTPKGKAAITGFCIIEENYNPPPEIKGMEMDVIPPGTHVDAYAAYDIMVQVKKEADILIPLHEPRFACGDPLGI, encoded by the coding sequence ATGACCTATACCATCCACCCCGTTGCCATGGGGACAAAAGTATTTGACAAAAGCATGATGACCTACCAGTACGGACAGGGTGAAACCTATACCATTCCCATTTTTTGCTGGATAATTAAGGGCGGTGACAAAAATATCTTAGTGGACACCGGCGAAATGAATCCCATACAGTCTGAGCAAAGGGAAAAGGCCATTAACGGAAAAATTTATACCTTTGAGCAGGGCTTGAAAAAACACGGGCTTGCACCTGAAGACATCGATATTGTCATCCACACCCATCTGCACAACGATCATTGCGAAAACGACTATAAGTGTGAAAACGCCATATTTTATGTACATGAGCAAGAACTTGAATCCATCCACAACCCGCACCCCTTGGATTACCGCTACCTGGAAGATTTCATTGAAGATGTAGAGGAAAACGGACAAATCAGAATAGTGAAGGAAGACGGCCCCATTGTTGACGGTATCTTTGTTAAACATACGCCGGTCCACACCAAAGGAGGCTTGACCGTTTTCATTGATACACCAAAAGGCAAAGCGGCCATCACCGGCTTCTGCATCATTGAAGAAAACTACAATCCCCCGCCGGAAATCAAAGGCATGGAAATGGACGTTATCCCGCCGGGCACCCATGTGGATGCCTATGCGGCTTATGATATCATGGTGCAGGTAAAAAAAGAGGCGGACATTCTTATCCCTCTTCATGAACCCCGGTTTGCTTGTGGTGATCCCTTGGGTATTTAA
- a CDS encoding NADP-dependent glyceraldehyde-3-phosphate dehydrogenase, protein MKQNNDLPWQNLFPIASDIPESILEDLPYIQTQYLINGEIRNWDGPRQEVLSPVWVATDEDPSPFFIGEYPLLTQAESQQALDAAVAAYDHGRGFWPTLSVGQRIEHMETFTFRMMEEKDRVVRFLMWEVGKPLQDSIKEFDRTIQYIKETLAALKDLDRRGSRFTIEEKIIGQIRRSPLGVVLCMGPFNYPLNETFTTLIPALVMGNTVILKPPKHGALLYAPLLKAFCDVFPKGVINIIYGQGREMIPPLMASGRINVLGLIGTSRTANELKKQHPYPNRLRCVLGLEAKNPAIILNGADLDLTVKECILGCLSFNGQRCTALKILFVEQPIAQEFLDRFAAAINELVVGTPWKEGVFVTPMAEKGKTDYLKDLVSDAVDKGACIVNNGGARVCGSYFSPAILYPVTHNMRVFHEEQFGPVIPVLAFTDVKEPIEYMIHSNYGQQVSIFGKNPDQVAEMIDPLVNQVCRVNINCQCQRGPDTFPFTGRKDSAEGTLSVSDALRVFSIRTLVAAKETDQNKKIITDIVRQRKSKFLTTDFIL, encoded by the coding sequence ATGAAACAAAACAACGATCTACCTTGGCAAAACCTGTTTCCAATAGCCTCTGACATACCTGAATCCATTTTAGAGGATCTGCCCTACATCCAAACTCAGTATCTGATCAATGGAGAAATTCGGAACTGGGATGGTCCCCGCCAGGAGGTGCTATCGCCGGTCTGGGTGGCCACAGACGAGGATCCGAGTCCCTTTTTTATCGGAGAATATCCCCTGTTAACACAAGCGGAGTCACAGCAGGCACTGGATGCGGCTGTGGCCGCCTATGATCATGGCCGCGGTTTCTGGCCCACCCTGTCTGTGGGTCAAAGAATTGAGCACATGGAAACATTCACATTTCGAATGATGGAAGAAAAGGACCGGGTGGTACGATTTCTCATGTGGGAGGTTGGCAAACCCCTTCAGGATTCAATCAAAGAATTCGACCGGACCATCCAATACATCAAGGAGACCCTTGCAGCTCTCAAAGACCTGGACAGGAGAGGTTCCCGGTTTACCATTGAAGAAAAAATCATCGGCCAGATCCGGCGCTCCCCTTTGGGTGTCGTGCTGTGTATGGGGCCCTTTAACTACCCTCTCAACGAAACATTCACCACCCTGATACCGGCCCTTGTCATGGGAAATACCGTGATTTTAAAACCGCCCAAACACGGCGCTCTTCTCTACGCCCCTTTGCTCAAAGCCTTTTGTGATGTTTTCCCCAAAGGAGTGATCAATATCATTTACGGCCAAGGCCGAGAAATGATTCCCCCGCTCATGGCATCAGGCCGTATTAATGTCCTGGGATTGATCGGGACGAGCCGGACGGCTAACGAGCTAAAAAAACAGCACCCCTATCCAAACCGGCTTCGCTGTGTTTTGGGGTTGGAGGCGAAGAACCCAGCCATTATTCTCAACGGAGCGGATTTGGATTTGACAGTCAAAGAATGCATTCTGGGCTGCCTTTCATTTAACGGCCAGCGGTGTACCGCCCTTAAAATTTTGTTTGTCGAACAACCCATTGCCCAGGAATTTCTTGACCGATTTGCCGCGGCGATAAATGAACTGGTCGTCGGCACACCCTGGAAAGAGGGCGTCTTTGTAACACCTATGGCAGAAAAAGGCAAAACCGACTACCTGAAGGATCTAGTTTCAGATGCAGTTGACAAGGGGGCCTGCATCGTCAACAACGGCGGGGCCAGGGTTTGCGGCAGCTACTTTTCCCCGGCAATCTTATATCCGGTCACTCACAACATGAGGGTCTTTCATGAAGAGCAGTTTGGGCCGGTAATTCCGGTTCTGGCCTTTACCGATGTCAAAGAGCCCATTGAATATATGATCCATTCAAATTACGGCCAGCAGGTGAGCATTTTCGGCAAAAATCCCGACCAGGTGGCGGAAATGATAGACCCGCTGGTAAATCAGGTATGTCGGGTCAACATCAACTGCCAGTGTCAGAGGGGGCCGGATACCTTTCCTTTTACGGGACGGAAGGATTCGGCGGAAGGAACCCTTTCCGTGTCTGACGCCCTGCGGGTTTTTTCGATCCGGACACTGGTGGCGGCCAAGGAAACGGATCAGAACAAAAAAATTATTACGGATATCGTCCGACAGCGTAAAAGCAAATTTTTAACAACCGATTTTATTTTATAA
- a CDS encoding DUF3089 domain-containing protein, producing the protein MIITTVFCLALFLPCHAMPPLDLKTQPTVPDYAVPEGWLVKPTAPIAPVDVFFVYPTVLFNDTDWIMDTTRPDMRAAAMEAVNTQASVFDGQANIYAPMYRQMNLAGLGLSDAKAAPLQEIVHNDVWRALSHYLTYENNGRPFFLAGHSQGSMILTDLLLEHWGSTGAEKRLIAALLPGWSLTPADLATNSSVRMCKRSDQTGCVISYNTMAKGRQSVDSQKRSSVGKSPVVDHGQRLCPCCKEPWLRFFR; encoded by the coding sequence ATGATTATAACAACTGTTTTCTGCCTGGCGCTATTTCTCCCCTGCCATGCCATGCCGCCATTAGATCTAAAGACTCAACCGACAGTACCAGATTATGCGGTGCCGGAAGGCTGGTTGGTAAAACCTACCGCTCCCATAGCCCCGGTTGATGTTTTTTTCGTTTATCCAACGGTCCTGTTTAATGATACGGATTGGATAATGGATACGACCAGACCGGACATGCGAGCCGCAGCCATGGAGGCCGTAAATACTCAGGCTTCTGTCTTTGACGGACAGGCGAATATATACGCCCCCATGTATCGCCAGATGAATTTAGCCGGCCTGGGTTTGAGTGATGCCAAGGCCGCACCATTGCAAGAGATCGTACACAATGATGTCTGGCGCGCCCTGTCCCATTACTTAACATATGAAAATAACGGCCGCCCTTTTTTCTTGGCCGGCCATAGCCAGGGGTCCATGATATTGACGGATCTTCTTCTTGAGCATTGGGGCTCAACCGGCGCCGAAAAACGCCTCATTGCGGCCTTGCTTCCAGGGTGGTCCTTGACCCCGGCGGATCTCGCTACAAACTCCTCTGTACGTATGTGTAAACGTTCAGACCAAACAGGATGTGTCATTTCCTACAATACAATGGCGAAAGGGCGACAATCAGTTGACTCTCAAAAAAGGAGCTCTGTCGGTAAATCCCCTGTCGTGGACCATGGACAGCGCCTTTGTCCCTGCTGTAAAGAACCTTGGCTCCGTTTTTTTCGATAA
- a CDS encoding SO_0444 family Cu/Zn efflux transporter gives MMTIIKDIFLEIWHVYLDVSVFMLFGFLMAALLYVFFKTDRIKTYLGKGRVKPVLLAAIFGIPIPLCSCGVIPVVTGLKKQGANDGAALAFMIATPESGVDSIAVSWAMLDPVMTVMRPIAGFITAISTGITANIFSSRDQKKPSITPEPFFVQAPQPEPPCSCSSESCTNSPGKTVHEAPLSTRLAQGLNFAFGELLTDIAKPFAIGVVIAGFITFFFPSGISTWSQNNPLLSMLVMLVAGIPMYVCATSSTPIAAALIIKGLNPGAALVFLLAGPATNAATMGVVKKIFGGRALAIYLGMISVCSLAMGSLLDLTYKLLAIQPSVVMGKASEVLPYGVELAAALILAALLARSLFKRRDCHCHDHDHMHNGKAPTEKM, from the coding sequence ATGATGACCATAATAAAAGACATCTTCCTTGAAATCTGGCATGTTTACCTGGATGTATCGGTATTCATGCTTTTCGGCTTTTTGATGGCGGCGCTGCTCTATGTATTTTTCAAAACAGACCGGATTAAAACATATTTAGGTAAAGGCCGGGTGAAACCGGTGCTGCTCGCAGCCATCTTCGGCATTCCTATCCCCTTGTGCAGCTGCGGGGTGATTCCCGTGGTTACAGGTTTAAAAAAACAGGGTGCGAACGATGGCGCTGCCCTGGCTTTTATGATCGCCACCCCGGAATCCGGTGTGGACTCCATTGCCGTATCCTGGGCCATGCTGGATCCGGTAATGACTGTCATGCGGCCCATTGCAGGATTTATCACAGCCATATCCACCGGCATTACCGCAAACATATTCAGCAGCCGGGATCAGAAAAAACCGTCCATCACACCGGAACCTTTTTTTGTACAGGCCCCACAACCGGAGCCCCCCTGCAGTTGCAGTTCTGAGAGTTGCACAAATTCCCCCGGCAAAACAGTTCATGAAGCGCCCCTTTCAACGCGCCTGGCACAGGGATTAAATTTTGCCTTTGGCGAACTGCTCACCGATATTGCCAAACCCTTTGCCATTGGGGTGGTCATTGCCGGCTTCATTACATTTTTTTTCCCTTCCGGGATCAGTACATGGTCCCAGAATAATCCACTCCTTTCCATGCTGGTCATGCTGGTTGCCGGCATCCCTATGTATGTGTGCGCCACGTCGTCAACACCCATTGCCGCAGCGCTGATCATTAAAGGACTAAACCCGGGCGCCGCCCTGGTATTTCTGCTGGCAGGCCCGGCCACCAATGCCGCCACCATGGGAGTGGTGAAAAAAATTTTTGGCGGCCGGGCCCTGGCGATCTATCTTGGTATGATATCCGTCTGCTCCCTGGCAATGGGCTCCTTGTTGGACTTAACGTACAAGCTGCTGGCTATCCAGCCGTCCGTGGTGATGGGAAAAGCGTCTGAAGTGTTGCCCTACGGCGTTGAACTGGCCGCCGCCCTGATCCTGGCAGCGCTTCTGGCAAGAAGCCTGTTTAAGCGCCGAGACTGTCACTGCCACGATCACGATCACATGCACAACGGGAAGGCGCCCACGGAAAAGATGTAA